One region of Cobetia sp. cqz5-12 genomic DNA includes:
- the rpmA gene encoding 50S ribosomal protein L27 → MAHKKAAGSTRNGRDSESKRLGVKLFGGQAAIAGNIIVRQRGTRFHAGTGVGIGKDHTLFALADGHVKFETKGPKNRKFVSIVSA, encoded by the coding sequence ATGGCACATAAGAAGGCGGCGGGCTCTACCCGCAACGGTCGCGATTCTGAATCCAAGCGCCTTGGTGTGAAGCTGTTCGGTGGCCAAGCGGCTATCGCCGGCAACATCATCGTGCGTCAGCGCGGCACCCGTTTCCACGCTGGTACTGGCGTTGGCATCGGCAAGGACCACACTCTCTTCGCTCTGGCCGACGGCCACGTGAAGTTCGAGACCAAGGGTCCGAAGAACCGCAAGTTCGTCAGCATCGTTTCTGCCTGA
- the cgtA gene encoding Obg family GTPase CgtA, which translates to MQFLDEASIIVEAGRGGNGCLSFRREKYVPRGGPDGGDGGHGGSVYLIGDDSLNTLIDFKFQRYYQAESGDAGQGRQMAGKAGEDLIVKVPVGTTVIDEETLEIIGDVTEIGQLLLVAQGGRRGLGNIHFKSSTNRAPRQTSKGTWGERRNLRFEMKVMADVGLLGMPNAGKSTLIRAVSAAKPKVANYPFTTLVPNLGVVKIGSHQHFVMADIPGLIEGAADGAGLGLRFLKHLTRTRLLLHVVDIAPYDESDPAYAVEAILKELKNFSAALTELPRWLVINKIDLLPEDDRDAMVKDLVERLGWEGELFVVSAASGIGTQELVQAAHRWLGEQRLQLAEDPEAAEAHAALLARMENESLERAEERLTRRKRKKDDEEEDDDDFNDDDYDVEVEYAP; encoded by the coding sequence ATGCAGTTCCTTGATGAAGCGTCGATCATTGTAGAGGCCGGACGTGGCGGCAATGGTTGCCTGAGTTTTCGCCGTGAAAAATACGTGCCGCGCGGTGGTCCCGATGGGGGCGACGGCGGGCACGGCGGCAGTGTGTACCTGATCGGGGATGACTCGCTCAATACCCTGATCGACTTCAAGTTCCAGCGCTACTATCAGGCGGAGAGCGGCGATGCCGGTCAAGGCCGTCAGATGGCAGGCAAGGCGGGCGAGGACCTGATCGTCAAGGTGCCGGTCGGCACCACCGTGATCGACGAGGAAACCCTCGAGATCATCGGTGACGTGACGGAAATCGGTCAGCTGTTGCTGGTCGCGCAGGGTGGGCGTCGTGGTCTGGGTAACATCCACTTCAAGTCCTCGACCAACCGCGCGCCGCGCCAGACCTCCAAGGGAACCTGGGGCGAGCGTCGCAACCTGCGCTTCGAGATGAAGGTGATGGCAGATGTCGGTCTGCTCGGCATGCCGAACGCCGGCAAGTCGACGCTGATCCGCGCCGTTTCCGCTGCCAAGCCCAAGGTCGCCAACTATCCGTTCACCACCCTGGTGCCGAACCTCGGTGTCGTGAAGATCGGTAGCCACCAGCACTTCGTGATGGCCGATATTCCCGGCCTGATCGAAGGCGCTGCTGACGGCGCTGGCCTGGGGCTGCGCTTCCTCAAGCACCTGACGCGTACGCGTCTGTTGCTGCACGTGGTGGATATTGCGCCCTATGACGAGAGCGACCCGGCCTATGCGGTCGAGGCGATCCTCAAGGAGCTCAAGAACTTCTCCGCGGCATTGACGGAGCTGCCGCGCTGGCTGGTGATCAACAAGATCGACCTGCTGCCGGAGGACGATCGCGACGCGATGGTCAAGGACCTCGTCGAGCGCCTGGGCTGGGAGGGCGAGCTGTTCGTCGTCTCCGCGGCCAGCGGTATCGGCACTCAGGAGCTGGTGCAGGCCGCTCACCGCTGGCTGGGCGAGCAGCGCCTGCAGCTGGCGGAAGATCCGGAAGCTGCCGAGGCACATGCCGCCCTGCTGGCGCGCATGGAGAACGAGTCGCTGGAGCGCGCTGAAGAGCGCCTGACGCGTCGCAAGCGCAAGAAGGATGACGAAGAAGAGGACGATGACGACTTCAATGACGACGATTACGACGTCGAAGTCGAATACGCGCCCTGA
- the rplU gene encoding 50S ribosomal protein L21: MYAVIKSGGKQYRVQEGQTLKLEKLEVATGEAIQFDEVLMVAEGDDIKVGAPLVEGAKVSAEVVSHGRGDKVTIIKFRRRKHSMRRAGHRQWFTEVKITGISA, from the coding sequence ATGTACGCAGTTATCAAGAGCGGTGGCAAGCAGTACCGCGTTCAGGAAGGCCAGACCCTGAAGCTCGAGAAGCTTGAAGTCGCGACTGGCGAAGCTATCCAGTTTGACGAAGTCCTGATGGTCGCTGAAGGCGACGACATCAAGGTCGGCGCTCCGCTGGTTGAAGGTGCCAAGGTTTCTGCCGAGGTCGTGTCTCACGGCCGTGGCGACAAGGTCACCATCATCAAGTTCCGTCGCCGGAAGCACTCCATGCGTCGTGCGGGCCACCGTCAGTGGTTCACCGAAGTCAAGATCACTGGTATCTCTGCTTAA